CCCGGCGCGAAGACATCGCGCCGGGGCTTGTCATTATCAGAGCATGTTGCCGGCAGAGAAAGCCTTGCGGATTTCTTCGCGCTCAGCGTCCGGAGCGGCAACCAGGCCGTATTCGGCGAGCGGGCTTTCCGGGCCGATCATCTGATCGTCGAGGAAGAACTCAACATATTCCTTGAGGCCCGGGATAACGCCGAGATGTGCCTTCTTGACGTAGAAGTACAGCGGGCGGGAAACCGGATACTCGCCGGAAGCGATCGTTTCGGTCGACGGTACGATGCCGTTGACGGTCGCGACCTTCAGCTTGTCGGCGTTGTTTTCGTAGAACGACAGGCCGAACACGCCGATGCCGTTCTTGTTGGCAGCGATGCGAGCGAGCGTTTCGGTGTAGTCGCCGTCGATGTCGACAGCCATGCCGTCCTTGCGGACTGCGACGCACTTGCTGTGCTGCTGCTTTTCATCGGCAACGGCTGCCTTGATCACGTCAACGGCGCCAGCGTCCTTGCAGCCTGCAGCGAGGATCTTTTCTTCGAAGACTTCGCGGGTGCCGTGCTTTTCGCCCGGGATGTAAGCGGCGATTTCGACGGCCGGCAGAGCGGCGTTGACTTCGGACCACTTCTTATAGGGGTTGGCGACGACCTTGCCGTCGACGACGACTTCAGCAGCGAGCGCCTTGTAGAGGTCTTCCGGCTTCAGGGCGAGGTCGGCATTGCCGGCGTCGGTCGCAAAGACGATGCCGTCATAACCGATCTTCACTTCCTGGATTTCGGTGACGCCAGCGGCCTTGCAGGCCTCGACTTCGCTGTCCTTGATCTTGCGCGAGGAGTTGGCGATGTCGATGGTATCAGGGCCGACGCCCTTGCAGAATTCCTTCAGGCCAGCGGAGGAGCCGCCGGATTCGACGACCGGGGTCTTGAAGTCAGGGAAGGTCTCGCCGAACGTCTCGGCGACGATCTTGGCGTAGGGAAGAACGGTCGAGGAGCCAGCGACCTGAACCTGATCGCGAGCGGCGGCTGCGCCGGCAAATGCGGCCGAAGCTACCAGCGCCGCGACAGTGAGTTTAAGAGCTTTCATAAAAGTTCTCCCGGAATGGGCTTGTGTTGGTGTGCGCCAAGCGTTGCAGCGCTCTTCGCCGTCTTATCGGCTGCCCCTAACTAGCTGCCGATGGCCACACCTTTTATGTCAGTTTGACGAAACATTTATGACAGCTCATGTCATTGAAAACGCTAATGAAAAATGAAAGGCTCCGGGTTTTCCCGCGCCAATATGTCAGAAGCGGACCGTAAAAGTCGTACCTTTACCGACCTCGGAATGGATGAGGAGGCGGGCGCGGTGGCGCGTAAGAATGTGCTTGGCGATGGCAAGGCCAAGGC
The nucleotide sequence above comes from Ensifer sp. PDNC004. Encoded proteins:
- a CDS encoding substrate-binding domain-containing protein, giving the protein MKALKLTVAALVASAAFAGAAAARDQVQVAGSSTVLPYAKIVAETFGETFPDFKTPVVESGGSSAGLKEFCKGVGPDTIDIANSSRKIKDSEVEACKAAGVTEIQEVKIGYDGIVFATDAGNADLALKPEDLYKALAAEVVVDGKVVANPYKKWSEVNAALPAVEIAAYIPGEKHGTREVFEEKILAAGCKDAGAVDVIKAAVADEKQQHSKCVAVRKDGMAVDIDGDYTETLARIAANKNGIGVFGLSFYENNADKLKVATVNGIVPSTETIASGEYPVSRPLYFYVKKAHLGVIPGLKEYVEFFLDDQMIGPESPLAEYGLVAAPDAEREEIRKAFSAGNML